A single window of Xylocopilactobacillus apicola DNA harbors:
- a CDS encoding KxYKxGKxW signal peptide domain-containing protein: protein MRFKNQKNRLMDEKVHYKMYKAGKHWLVAGITTFGFFVSIGLGSTLTKADDTSKNVTQITATSNNLTTSSTSAVNKGNSLMPSFTPNIINIGPGKDAPVIGPQLTPQDGDTDYTPASEFTWQYNADGTAYMKKFNGQESRVNIPPKIVNPKDGQTYTVTRIDGNYGGFGDGVNGTPNGLINNSRITSLVVPGTVKTLYAGTIGTLPNLVSFTLSEGVTSISQSIKELGPSNVNENFWEIFWACPKLTYLYLPTTLTGLINPGNIISTLVGHSESPLTHFTNVDYVFKNYKHLYSDNWGQTEKFLTDFTDINYHIPDKDGYLKNPDVVQWTRTNGTRLPVTISNVQNATYDSNRDTFKINPGMTSIKYTVTIDLSSLGVANKTINVTLPIFLGNIQVKDYHYSVGDTFSAANNFTSGRSAVGGVLAWNDPAVKAVVTDSKDNPVALDQITKHDGEYKIKYVYTYGFDQKTYTSDTAKITVGQTNNIKVSLVATNTNQTLKTDAVAPGTPKTGDTLDLSANSSFLSDIIPNGYHYSTTDELKGKVQPNSPKYGPVAQSLTVYITGDKVQPTDTNAVTVHYYLRKPDNTPTTIPVKKDRQIGGNIGDTITVNPGDPEQAAPAGYTIVPNQKSDTWTLQVGTGHEVIYYYTANQYDNITIHFTDVTTGDPVEPTYTPTGHHTGDELDIIGKDVAGHLPPGYHVAKEDELKDKDGNKVEQPKNPSYTDQKQDPAIWVIGDTIGKDDANALIIHHMMKDKDGKDVPVPTMPDIKKGGRVGQTIKVQPTKAAAGYTLDPASQETSYTFDPKKPGEITFYYTANQYDNIHIHFTDVTTGKEVTPVYTPTGHHTGDTIDIVDKDVAGHLPPGYHVAKEDELKDKNGNKVEQPKNPSYTDQKQDPAVWVIGDTIGKDDANALIIHHMMKDKDGKDVPVPTMPDIKQGGRVGQTINVKPTKAAAGYTLDPTSQAVNYTFKPKDDNSKPGEITFYYTADQNDNIHIHFTDVTTGDEVTPTYTPTGHHTGDTIDIVDKDVAGHLPPGYHVAKEDELKDKNGNKVEQPKNPSYTDQKQDPAIWVIGDTIGKDDANALIIHHMMKDKDGKDVPVPTMPDIKQGGRVGQTINVKPTKAAAGYTLDPTSQAVNYTFKPKDDNSKPGEITFYYTADQNDNIHIHFTDVTTGDEVTPTYTPTGHHTGDTIDIVDKDVAGHLPPGYHVAKEDELKDKNGNKVEQPKNPSYTDQKQDPAIWVIGDTIGKDDANALIIHHMMKDKDGKDVPVPTMPDIKQGGRVGQTINVKPTKAAAGYTLDPTSQAVDYTFKPKDDNSKPGEITFYYTADQNDNIHIHFTDVTTGDPVEPTYTPTGHHTGDTIDIVDKDVAGHLPPGYHVAKEDELKDKNGNKVEQPKNPSYTDQKQDPAVWVIGDTIGKDDANALIIHHMMKDKDGKDVPVPTMPDIKQGGRVGQTINVKPTKAAAGYTLDPTSQAVDYTFKPKDDNSKPGEITFYYTADQNDNIHIHFTDVTTGDEVTPTYTPTGHHTGDTIDIVDKDVAGHLPPGYHVAKEDELKDKNGNKVEQPKNPSYTDQKQDPAIWVIGDTIGKDDANALIIHHMMKDKDGKDVPVPTMPDIKQGGRVGQTINVKPTKAAAGYTLDPTSQAVDYTFKPKDDNSKPGEITFYYTADQNDNIHIHFTDVTTGDPVEPTYTPTGHHTGDTIDIVDKDVAGHLPPGYHVAKEDELKDKNGNKVEQPKNPSYTDQKQDPAVWVIGDTIGKDDANALIIHHMMKDKDGKDVPVPTMPDIKQGGRVGQTINVKPTKAAAGYTLDPTSQAVDYTFKPKDDNSKPGEITFYYTADQNDNIHIHFTDVTTGDPVEPTYTPTGHHTGDTIDIVDKDVAGHLPPGYHVAKEDELKDKNGNKVEQPKNPSYTDQKQDPAIWVIGDDIGENDSNSLIIHHYIKDKKDAKGKPVKVPGMDDIKKGGRVGQILPVQPTQAVPGYSIANGENTINYTFKPKTDNSKPGEIAFYYTANTQTNITVDFVNINGAGKDIVGHSTPQNHFTGDELDLSNDPEIKSAVPNGYQLATDPELKDKGLTRPVNPTYGPQAPTENPIVYVVGKETTASNALTVHHKIKGPNNTETNVPGMPDITMNGRVGETIKVQPTAPIAGYTLSSESKETAYKFKPDSTGDITFYYTAKEQSNVTINFVNAKNGKTVKTDSPKGKTGDTLDLTSKTAGSYIDNTLKQTGYHYAENGELNGNKQPDKNLEFSTTPQTQTVYVAGDVVDGTSHASSRVTVHHYLKGTTKNVPRMTDTYKGGIIGDNVTVSPDDPEQKAPAGYTIVPNQQPDTWELTADGGHEVTYYYTADSIDNISIQFVNASDPTKKVGMPYIPSGHVTGDNLKVDSDEVKGHVPAGYHVASKAELDDLGSSLTQPELVYGVTSGVQTVYVIGEAQSNITVHFLDAKTLKELGTVTPKENPDSNSNPKASYRTGDVLKLDAASNYVSDFINAHTGYSYTSNSELSSMNLKQPENPTYTTQSQDINVYLSPQSKATHILKVIHKEQLPSTRGVRGLKDFQTSIEEGSDYDFDINDSAHKAPRGYTLIPGQESKLKGTMGTDGKEIILYYAKIR, encoded by the coding sequence TTGAGATTTAAGAATCAGAAAAACAGATTAATGGACGAAAAAGTTCATTATAAGATGTATAAAGCTGGTAAACATTGGCTTGTTGCTGGCATCACTACATTTGGCTTTTTTGTTAGCATTGGATTGGGGTCCACATTAACGAAAGCCGACGATACAAGTAAAAATGTGACCCAAATAACAGCAACATCAAATAACCTAACAACAAGTTCCACATCTGCTGTTAACAAGGGAAATAGCTTAATGCCAAGCTTTACCCCAAATATTATAAATATAGGACCTGGCAAGGATGCCCCTGTCATAGGTCCTCAATTGACGCCTCAGGATGGAGACACTGATTACACTCCAGCGAGCGAATTTACTTGGCAATATAACGCTGATGGAACTGCCTATATGAAAAAATTTAATGGGCAAGAATCAAGGGTTAATATACCACCCAAGATTGTCAATCCTAAAGACGGGCAGACTTATACAGTAACCAGAATTGATGGTAATTATGGGGGGTTTGGAGATGGAGTAAATGGCACTCCTAATGGCCTCATTAACAATTCCCGAATCACTTCATTAGTTGTTCCTGGAACTGTAAAAACTTTATATGCCGGTACAATTGGGACTTTGCCAAACTTAGTTTCTTTTACGTTGAGCGAAGGGGTAACTTCTATTAGCCAATCTATTAAAGAATTGGGTCCAAGTAACGTAAACGAGAATTTTTGGGAAATCTTTTGGGCATGTCCAAAGCTAACTTATTTATATTTACCAACAACTTTGACCGGATTAATTAACCCAGGAAACATAATTAGTACTTTAGTTGGTCATAGTGAATCTCCTTTAACACATTTTACAAACGTTGATTACGTCTTTAAAAATTATAAACATCTCTATAGTGACAACTGGGGTCAGACAGAAAAATTTTTAACTGATTTTACAGATATTAATTACCATATTCCTGATAAAGATGGCTACCTTAAAAATCCAGATGTGGTGCAATGGACTCGAACCAATGGAACACGTTTGCCAGTAACCATATCTAACGTTCAAAACGCAACTTATGATTCAAATAGAGATACATTTAAGATTAATCCAGGAATGACTAGTATTAAATATACAGTGACGATTGATCTATCTTCTCTTGGGGTTGCAAACAAAACAATTAATGTTACTTTGCCGATCTTCTTAGGAAATATTCAGGTTAAAGACTATCACTATTCCGTAGGAGATACATTCAGCGCCGCAAATAACTTTACTAGCGGAAGAAGTGCTGTTGGTGGCGTCCTTGCTTGGAATGATCCCGCAGTAAAAGCAGTGGTTACTGACTCTAAAGATAATCCAGTCGCATTAGATCAAATTACTAAACACGATGGCGAATATAAGATTAAATACGTTTATACTTACGGATTTGATCAAAAGACATATACATCTGATACTGCTAAGATTACAGTCGGTCAGACAAACAATATCAAGGTTTCCTTGGTCGCAACTAATACTAATCAAACTTTGAAAACCGACGCAGTAGCTCCTGGTACCCCTAAAACTGGCGACACTTTGGATCTGAGCGCTAATAGTTCATTCCTAAGCGATATCATACCTAATGGTTACCACTACTCAACAACAGATGAATTAAAGGGTAAAGTTCAACCAAATAGTCCAAAGTATGGTCCTGTTGCTCAATCATTAACCGTTTATATCACAGGTGATAAGGTTCAACCTACGGACACAAATGCTGTAACTGTTCACTATTACTTAAGAAAACCTGACAACACTCCAACAACTATTCCTGTTAAGAAAGACCGTCAAATTGGTGGAAACATTGGTGATACGATAACGGTTAACCCTGGCGATCCAGAACAGGCAGCACCAGCTGGATATACGATCGTTCCTAATCAGAAATCAGATACGTGGACTTTACAAGTTGGTACGGGGCATGAAGTTATCTACTACTACACGGCAAATCAGTACGACAATATTACGATTCACTTTACTGATGTCACAACAGGTGATCCAGTAGAACCTACATATACGCCAACGGGTCATCACACTGGTGATGAACTTGATATCATCGGTAAAGATGTGGCAGGACATTTACCACCGGGATATCATGTAGCTAAAGAAGATGAGTTGAAAGATAAGGATGGTAATAAGGTTGAACAGCCAAAGAATCCATCATATACAGATCAGAAACAAGATCCCGCAATCTGGGTTATTGGAGATACAATTGGCAAAGATGATGCCAATGCATTAATCATCCATCACATGATGAAGGATAAGGACGGTAAAGATGTTCCAGTACCAACGATGCCAGATATCAAGAAAGGCGGACGAGTTGGTCAAACTATTAAGGTTCAACCAACCAAAGCAGCAGCTGGATATACTTTAGACCCAGCTTCCCAGGAAACGTCGTATACTTTTGATCCAAAGAAGCCAGGCGAGATCACCTTCTACTACACGGCAAATCAGTATGACAACATTCATATTCACTTTACTGATGTCACTACAGGTAAAGAGGTAACCCCTGTATATACACCAACAGGACATCACACTGGAGATACGATTGATATCGTAGATAAAGATGTGGCAGGACATTTACCACCGGGCTATCATGTCGCTAAAGAAGATGAGTTGAAGGATAAGAATGGTAATAAGGTTGAACAGCCAAAGAATCCATCATATACAGATCAGAAACAAGATCCCGCAGTTTGGGTTATTGGAGATACAATTGGCAAAGATGATGCCAATGCATTAATCATCCATCACATGATGAAGGATAAAGATGGTAAAGATGTACCAGTACCAACGATGCCAGATATCAAACAAGGTGGACGAGTTGGTCAGACTATTAATGTTAAACCAACAAAAGCAGCAGCTGGATATACTCTAGATCCAACTTCGCAAGCTGTTAACTATACCTTCAAGCCAAAGGATGACAACAGTAAGCCAGGAGAGATCACCTTCTACTACACGGCAGACCAGAATGACAACATTCACATTCACTTTACTGACGTAACAACAGGTGACGAAGTAACTCCTACTTACACTCCAACCGGTCATCATACTGGAGATACGATTGATATCGTAGATAAAGATGTGGCAGGACATTTACCACCGGGCTATCATGTCGCTAAAGAAGATGAGTTGAAGGATAAGAATGGTAATAAGGTTGAACAGCCAAAGAATCCATCATATACAGATCAGAAACAAGATCCCGCAATCTGGGTTATTGGAGATACAATTGGCAAAGATGATGCCAATGCATTAATCATCCATCACATGATGAAGGATAAAGATGGTAAAGATGTACCAGTACCAACGATGCCAGATATCAAACAAGGTGGACGAGTTGGTCAGACTATTAATGTTAAACCAACAAAAGCAGCAGCTGGATATACTCTAGATCCAACTTCGCAAGCTGTTAACTATACCTTCAAGCCAAAGGATGACAACAGTAAGCCAGGAGAGATCACCTTCTACTACACGGCAGACCAGAATGACAACATTCACATTCACTTTACTGACGTAACAACAGGTGACGAAGTAACTCCTACTTACACTCCAACCGGTCATCATACTGGAGATACGATTGATATCGTAGATAAAGATGTGGCAGGACATTTACCACCGGGCTATCATGTCGCTAAAGAAGATGAGTTGAAGGATAAGAATGGTAATAAGGTTGAACAGCCAAAGAATCCATCATATACAGATCAGAAACAAGATCCCGCAATCTGGGTTATTGGAGATACAATTGGCAAAGATGATGCCAATGCATTAATCATCCATCACATGATGAAGGATAAAGATGGTAAAGATGTACCAGTACCAACGATGCCAGATATCAAACAAGGTGGACGAGTTGGTCAGACTATTAATGTTAAACCAACAAAAGCAGCAGCAGGTTATACTCTAGATCCAACTTCGCAAGCTGTTGACTATACCTTCAAGCCAAAGGATGACAACAGTAAGCCAGGAGAGATCACCTTCTACTACACGGCAGACCAGAATGACAACATTCACATTCACTTTACTGATGTAACAACAGGTGATCCAGTAGAACCTACATATACGCCAACTGGTCATCACACGGGAGATACGATAGATATCGTAGATAAAGATGTGGCAGGACATTTACCACCGGGCTATCATGTCGCTAAAGAAGATGAGTTGAAGGATAAGAATGGTAATAAGGTTGAACAGCCAAAGAATCCATCATATACAGATCAGAAACAAGATCCCGCAGTTTGGGTTATTGGAGATACAATTGGCAAAGATGATGCCAATGCATTAATCATCCATCACATGATGAAGGATAAAGATGGTAAAGATGTACCAGTACCAACGATGCCAGATATCAAACAAGGTGGACGAGTTGGTCAGACTATTAATGTTAAACCAACAAAAGCAGCAGCAGGTTATACTCTAGATCCAACTTCGCAAGCTGTTGACTATACCTTCAAGCCAAAGGATGACAACAGTAAGCCAGGAGAGATCACCTTCTACTACACGGCAGACCAGAATGACAACATTCACATTCACTTTACTGACGTAACAACAGGTGACGAAGTAACTCCTACTTACACTCCAACCGGTCATCATACTGGAGATACGATTGATATCGTAGATAAAGATGTGGCAGGACATTTACCACCGGGCTATCATGTCGCTAAAGAAGATGAGTTGAAGGATAAGAATGGTAATAAGGTTGAACAGCCAAAGAATCCATCATATACAGATCAGAAACAAGATCCCGCAATCTGGGTTATTGGAGATACAATTGGCAAAGATGATGCCAATGCATTAATCATCCATCACATGATGAAGGATAAAGATGGTAAAGATGTACCAGTACCAACGATGCCAGATATCAAACAAGGTGGACGAGTTGGTCAGACTATTAATGTTAAACCAACAAAAGCAGCAGCAGGTTATACTCTAGATCCAACTTCGCAAGCTGTTGACTATACCTTCAAGCCAAAGGATGACAACAGTAAGCCAGGAGAGATCACCTTCTACTACACGGCAGACCAGAATGACAACATTCACATTCACTTTACTGATGTAACAACAGGTGATCCAGTAGAACCTACATATACGCCAACCGGTCATCATACTGGAGATACGATTGATATCGTAGATAAAGATGTGGCAGGACATTTACCACCGGGCTATCATGTCGCTAAAGAAGATGAGTTGAAGGATAAGAATGGTAATAAGGTTGAACAGCCAAAGAATCCATCATATACAGATCAGAAACAAGATCCCGCAGTTTGGGTTATTGGAGATACAATTGGCAAAGATGATGCCAATGCATTAATCATCCATCACATGATGAAGGATAAAGATGGTAAAGATGTACCAGTACCAACGATGCCAGATATCAAACAAGGTGGACGAGTTGGTCAGACTATTAATGTTAAACCAACAAAAGCAGCAGCAGGTTATACTCTAGATCCAACTTCGCAAGCTGTTGACTATACCTTCAAGCCAAAGGATGACAACAGTAAGCCAGGAGAGATCACCTTCTACTACACGGCAGACCAGAATGACAACATTCACATTCACTTTACTGATGTAACAACAGGTGATCCAGTAGAACCTACATATACGCCAACTGGTCATCATACTGGAGATACGATTGATATCGTAGATAAAGATGTGGCAGGACATTTACCACCGGGCTATCATGTCGCTAAAGAAGATGAGTTGAAGGATAAGAATGGTAATAAGGTTGAACAGCCAAAGAATCCATCATATACAGATCAGAAACAAGATCCCGCAATCTGGGTTATTGGTGATGACATTGGCGAGAATGACAGTAACTCCTTAATCATCCACCATTACATTAAGGATAAGAAAGATGCCAAGGGTAAGCCGGTTAAAGTACCGGGGATGGATGATATCAAGAAGGGCGGAAGAGTTGGACAGATTCTCCCAGTCCAACCAACCCAAGCTGTACCAGGCTATAGCATAGCTAATGGCGAAAATACCATTAACTATACGTTCAAACCTAAGACTGATAACAGCAAGCCGGGCGAAATTGCTTTCTACTACACGGCAAATACGCAAACAAACATCACAGTAGACTTTGTTAACATCAATGGTGCTGGCAAAGATATCGTTGGTCATAGCACTCCTCAGAACCACTTCACAGGGGATGAATTAGATCTAAGTAATGATCCAGAGATCAAGAGTGCAGTGCCAAATGGATATCAATTGGCAACTGATCCTGAATTGAAGGATAAGGGATTAACAAGACCCGTAAATCCAACGTATGGACCACAAGCACCAACTGAAAATCCAATTGTTTATGTTGTTGGTAAAGAAACTACTGCAAGTAATGCACTAACTGTTCATCATAAGATTAAAGGACCGAATAATACTGAAACAAACGTTCCAGGAATGCCTGATATCACAATGAATGGACGTGTTGGAGAAACTATCAAAGTTCAACCAACAGCACCAATAGCAGGGTATACTTTATCTTCTGAATCTAAAGAGACAGCTTATAAGTTTAAGCCTGACAGTACAGGTGATATTACCTTCTATTACACAGCTAAAGAACAAAGTAACGTTACAATTAACTTTGTAAACGCGAAGAATGGTAAGACTGTTAAGACTGATTCTCCAAAGGGTAAGACTGGCGATACTTTAGATCTTACAAGCAAAACTGCTGGAAGTTATATTGATAACACGCTGAAACAAACGGGTTATCACTATGCAGAAAATGGTGAACTGAATGGTAATAAACAACCAGATAAAAACCTAGAGTTCTCAACAACTCCACAGACACAAACTGTATATGTAGCAGGAGATGTAGTTGATGGTACAAGTCATGCATCAAGCAGAGTAACGGTTCATCATTATCTTAAAGGCACAACAAAAAATGTACCTAGAATGACTGATACTTATAAAGGTGGCATAATCGGAGATAACGTAACAGTTAGTCCAGATGATCCAGAACAAAAAGCACCTGCAGGCTATACAATTGTTCCAAACCAACAACCTGATACATGGGAACTAACAGCTGATGGCGGACATGAAGTTACTTATTACTATACAGCCGATTCAATAGATAACATTTCAATCCAATTTGTAAATGCTTCCGATCCTACGAAGAAAGTAGGTATGCCATATATCCCATCAGGACATGTAACCGGCGACAACTTAAAGGTAGATAGTGACGAGGTCAAAGGACATGTTCCAGCAGGATATCATGTAGCAAGTAAAGCTGAGTTAGATGATTTGGGAAGTAGTTTGACGCAACCAGAATTAGTGTATGGTGTTACAAGTGGAGTTCAGACAGTTTATGTTATTGGTGAAGCACAAAGTAATATTACAGTTCACTTTTTAGATGCTAAAACGTTGAAAGAACTCGGAACTGTAACTCCAAAAGAGAATCCTGATTCAAATTCTAATCCTAAAGCCTCTTATAGGACGGGAGATGTATTAAAATTAGATGCTGCAAGTAATTATGTTTCGGACTTTATTAATGCTCATACGGGCTACTCCTATACATCTAATAGTGAGTTATCAAGTATGAATCTGAAACAGCCAGAAAATCCAACATATACAACTCAATCTCAAGATATAAATGTGTATTTGAGCCCTCAATCAAAGGCAACACATATTTTGAAAGTTATACATAAGGAACAACTTCCTTCAACAAGAGGTGTTAGAGGATTAAAAGACTTCCAAACTTCTATAGAGGAGGGTTCAGATTATGACTTTGATATTAATGACAGTGCACATAAAGCACCGAGAGGCTATACATTGATACCGGGTCAGGAAAGTAAGCTGAAAGGAACTATGGGTACTGACGGCAAAGAAATAATCCTGTATTACGCAAAGATTCGTTAG
- the istA gene encoding IS21 family transposase: MTYYEYEQECRQNHKVPYAYRTYCQYYRAYAQKCKATMRIHHKPGIVMEVDWAGSTLKIIDSDSGELIPTYLFVATLPCSSYSYCEAFLSMKEESWLTAHLHAYEFFGGVTQYLISDNLKTGVKKYRQGEAVLNDAYRDLAEYCNTIAMPAKVRKPKDKPSVEKTVGILSTWVIAALRNQQFFTLEELNKAVRQKLSEFNERPFSKKHKAGNRLTAFKKEEQFALKPLPAEPYKMTSWKKASVQRDYHVNVESQFYSVPYEYISNQVQIKLTKDLVEIFYQGNRIASHKRLKGKYGQFSTNHDHLPANHQLYLDHTIETATKWAEGVGINTLKVMRYLLKSAPSEKQGLKAAFRFKGLARNYAPVEIEAACIKVNKIANAPSISAIERVLKNKQQLAVTKAPEQESHGFSRGAEYFERKNK; encoded by the coding sequence ATTACCTACTATGAGTATGAACAAGAATGCCGTCAGAACCATAAAGTTCCTTATGCTTACCGGACTTACTGTCAGTATTACCGTGCTTATGCACAAAAGTGCAAAGCTACAATGCGAATTCATCACAAGCCTGGAATAGTTATGGAAGTTGATTGGGCGGGGTCAACTCTGAAAATCATTGACTCTGATTCAGGAGAGTTAATCCCTACTTATCTATTTGTTGCCACGCTTCCTTGCAGTTCTTATAGTTACTGTGAAGCATTTCTTTCAATGAAGGAAGAATCATGGTTAACTGCACATTTACATGCCTATGAATTTTTCGGAGGAGTAACTCAATACCTAATCTCCGATAATCTGAAAACCGGTGTTAAAAAGTATCGGCAGGGCGAAGCGGTGTTAAATGATGCATATCGAGATTTAGCTGAATACTGCAATACAATTGCCATGCCCGCCAAAGTTAGAAAACCCAAAGATAAACCAAGTGTCGAAAAAACCGTTGGAATTCTTTCAACTTGGGTGATTGCTGCATTAAGGAATCAACAATTCTTTACACTTGAAGAGCTAAATAAAGCCGTTCGTCAGAAACTTAGCGAGTTCAACGAGCGGCCTTTTAGTAAAAAACATAAAGCAGGCAACAGGTTAACAGCATTCAAAAAAGAAGAACAATTTGCCCTAAAACCATTACCCGCTGAGCCCTACAAAATGACAAGCTGGAAAAAAGCTTCTGTTCAACGAGATTACCACGTCAACGTTGAAAGTCAATTTTATAGCGTTCCCTACGAGTATATCTCAAACCAGGTTCAGATCAAATTGACCAAGGATCTAGTAGAAATATTCTACCAAGGGAATCGAATTGCGAGCCATAAACGGTTAAAAGGTAAATATGGTCAATTCTCAACCAACCATGATCACTTACCAGCCAATCATCAGCTTTACCTTGACCATACGATAGAAACCGCAACGAAATGGGCTGAAGGAGTCGGCATCAATACTCTCAAGGTAATGCGCTATCTCTTAAAATCAGCACCTAGTGAGAAGCAGGGGCTTAAGGCAGCGTTTAGATTTAAAGGATTAGCACGTAATTATGCTCCAGTTGAAATCGAAGCTGCCTGTATAAAAGTAAATAAAATTGCCAACGCACCTTCCATTTCAGCGATTGAACGAGTTTTAAAAAATAAACAACAGTTAGCTGTAACCAAAGCACCTGAGCAGGAGAGTCATGGATTTTCACGAGGTGCTGAATATTTTGAAAGGAAAAACAAATAA
- a CDS encoding ATP-binding protein has protein sequence MITDETKRKLRELRLTAMAEALEIQEQNPDYQGMSFDDRFQLIVDGAYDNQQSNRLTRLIRQANFSTHEPCVSDIDYREDRQLDRNLILSLATGNYIKESHNIILKGAAGCGKTWMAIALGTEACQQFYKVKYLRLPELLDDLAVAKHEANGDFRKIIERYKKVNLLIIDEWMLTPINDEQAQIILELVECQERCFHALIFRNIFVFFSRILIQLISFLFSFLS, from the coding sequence ATGATTACTGATGAAACTAAACGAAAATTAAGAGAATTGAGACTGACAGCAATGGCTGAGGCTTTAGAAATCCAAGAACAGAATCCAGATTACCAAGGTATGAGCTTTGATGATCGCTTTCAGCTCATTGTCGATGGAGCTTATGACAATCAACAATCTAACCGCCTAACCCGCTTAATCCGGCAGGCTAATTTTTCCACCCACGAACCTTGCGTCTCTGACATCGATTACCGAGAAGACCGCCAGCTGGACCGAAATCTAATTCTAAGTTTAGCGACTGGAAATTATATTAAAGAGAGTCACAATATTATTCTTAAAGGAGCAGCCGGTTGCGGGAAAACTTGGATGGCAATTGCTTTGGGAACGGAAGCCTGCCAACAGTTTTATAAAGTAAAATATTTACGCTTACCGGAACTTTTGGATGATTTAGCGGTGGCAAAACATGAAGCTAATGGAGATTTCAGAAAGATTATTGAACGGTATAAGAAAGTCAATCTGTTAATTATCGATGAGTGGATGCTGACACCAATCAATGATGAACAAGCACAAATTATTCTTGAGTTAGTTGAATGTCAAGAGCGGTGTTTTCATGCCCTAATTTTCCGGAATATTTTTGTCTTTTTTTCCAGGATCTTGATCCAGTTAATCTCCTTTCTCTTTTCATTTCTTTCTTAG
- the istB gene encoding IS21-like element helper ATPase IstB — translation MKQARFPYQKDLLDFDFSFQPSINQAEIEDLNSLRFLAEQQNVLFVGNSGVCKTHLATALGIECCRQGERTRFIQCGELIRQLEAAYDQNREKELLQKFFGYSVLIIDEIGYLPISRIGAELFFQLIEKRYERKTNIITTNIALSQWGTVFSDKKLANPILDRLIHRSRVIKITGQSYRMRGHVISSSKN, via the coding sequence ATTAAACAAGCCCGCTTTCCTTATCAAAAAGATCTATTGGATTTTGATTTTAGTTTTCAGCCAAGTATTAATCAGGCAGAAATTGAAGATCTGAATTCTTTAAGATTCCTGGCTGAACAGCAGAATGTACTATTCGTTGGGAATTCAGGGGTTTGCAAGACTCATTTAGCAACCGCTCTGGGGATAGAATGCTGCCGCCAGGGAGAACGAACTCGTTTTATCCAGTGCGGTGAATTAATCCGCCAGTTAGAGGCAGCTTATGATCAAAACCGGGAGAAGGAACTTTTACAGAAATTCTTCGGCTATTCAGTCTTGATCATTGATGAGATTGGTTATTTACCAATCAGTCGAATAGGCGCCGAGTTATTTTTCCAATTAATTGAAAAGAGGTATGAAAGAAAGACCAATATCATTACTACCAATATTGCTTTATCCCAGTGGGGCACGGTCTTCAGTGATAAGAAGTTAGCTAATCCGATATTAGATCGGTTAATCCACCGTTCAAGAGTGATTAAGATCACCGGACAATCTTACCGAATGAGAGGGCACGTCATTTCAAGCAGTAAAAATTAA
- a CDS encoding Mu transposase domain-containing protein — translation MFNNCKYSLPTKYIGGTVQLKHDDNNLYLCHNGSLVRTHVLSKKRFNYQREDMREIVESDLYHDRDDEIIDAFVDKNMQQFDELG, via the coding sequence GTGTTTAATAATTGCAAATACTCATTACCTACAAAATATATTGGCGGAACTGTGCAGCTAAAACACGACGACAATAATCTTTACCTTTGTCATAACGGCAGTTTAGTTCGAACGCACGTTTTAAGTAAAAAAAGATTTAACTATCAGCGGGAAGACATGAGAGAAATTGTTGAAAGTGATCTTTACCATGATCGAGATGATGAAATCATTGATGCCTTCGTTGATAAAAATATGCAGCAGTTTGATGAGTTGGGGTAA